One Thermofilum pendens Hrk 5 DNA segment encodes these proteins:
- a CDS encoding metallophosphoesterase family protein has product MRSEKALRKTCGLLIAFILVVLLLPAAPIAWAQPQLPGILKLSTVAPAKNVGLGKPAVVFPGGSFQVVFKDGYQPGAVASAYIYTVVYDSGLKIRNYTVSVSGSGSTYTVTLPSNVEGGLYDLVIKGQSTVEMPRSVWVLPSTPTKLRIVHVSDQHYGAGQPDVITGDMNRFAGYLVASLLGPDLVIDTGDIADTASEDQYAQAVSYEQAFLYSFPIFAVPGNHDHPPDNFYKYYGDTYWYRLIGDKLLVVGLFSPEQGYPPMEQLQWAGQVLESNKAVPVKIVLVHHPVFYFQGELKTRYDDQNVIAPYDPQKNPNSPVSSYWSTNMEAVRTFLRMVEDYRVNYVFSGHVHRDLFVKYTSTRTGSTTYFITITTLGMGSAIYDGLDYYVLDLSSGALDFPVKPSTFIGFANDTRKLAQNSIPVGIYPPRNNYGVSNQVFTPAVFLQSGNAYVFTVENRLPYLNLENNVVWCLPWAGDVNVKVLRAEGGADLQLLDKLVVRDKVYLALHVKLPYKGRLEVAVYNSPDTQPPSIKVKMMLPEKPQPGSTVNLFVEVSDQGWGVKNFTASYTAGGKEYQLTPQLYSPTTIAAPVTSYVYKLTIPPLENVQSVKLKFTAYDWSGNQAAGEYTVSYEAPPQQQVPQQPPANQTQQPSTPPQTQQPPVAEQPPAQEVKPAQPLSPLLLVGASLVVVAAAILVVALLRRRRE; this is encoded by the coding sequence ATGAGGAGCGAAAAAGCCCTTAGAAAAACCTGCGGACTCCTCATCGCCTTCATCCTCGTAGTTCTACTACTCCCCGCGGCGCCGATAGCCTGGGCTCAACCACAGCTACCGGGTATTCTCAAGCTCTCCACAGTAGCCCCGGCTAAGAACGTCGGCCTCGGGAAGCCGGCGGTTGTCTTCCCGGGTGGCTCCTTCCAGGTAGTCTTCAAGGATGGGTACCAGCCCGGAGCAGTAGCCTCTGCCTACATATACACCGTGGTTTACGACTCCGGCCTGAAGATAAGGAACTACACCGTGAGCGTCAGCGGGTCCGGGTCTACGTATACCGTTACATTGCCTTCGAACGTCGAGGGAGGGCTCTACGACCTGGTGATTAAGGGGCAGTCTACCGTGGAGATGCCTAGAAGCGTCTGGGTGCTTCCGAGCACCCCCACGAAGCTGAGAATAGTCCACGTAAGCGACCAGCACTACGGAGCCGGGCAACCAGACGTGATAACCGGGGACATGAACCGCTTCGCCGGCTACCTAGTGGCATCGCTCCTCGGGCCCGACCTGGTAATAGATACGGGGGACATAGCCGACACAGCCTCGGAGGACCAGTACGCGCAGGCGGTCTCGTACGAGCAGGCGTTCCTCTACAGCTTCCCGATATTCGCCGTCCCCGGCAACCACGACCACCCGCCCGACAACTTCTACAAATACTACGGGGACACCTACTGGTACAGGCTCATCGGCGACAAGCTCCTCGTGGTAGGACTCTTCTCGCCGGAGCAGGGCTACCCGCCCATGGAGCAACTCCAGTGGGCGGGGCAGGTTCTCGAGAGCAACAAGGCGGTCCCCGTGAAGATAGTCCTAGTCCACCACCCCGTGTTCTACTTCCAGGGAGAGCTGAAGACGCGCTACGACGACCAAAACGTCATCGCTCCCTACGACCCCCAGAAGAACCCGAACTCGCCGGTATCCTCGTACTGGAGCACGAACATGGAGGCCGTTAGAACCTTCCTCAGAATGGTGGAGGACTACAGGGTCAACTACGTGTTCTCGGGGCACGTCCACAGGGATCTCTTCGTCAAGTATACTAGCACGAGGACGGGCTCTACGACGTACTTCATCACGATAACCACCCTCGGAATGGGTTCAGCGATATACGATGGGCTCGACTACTACGTGCTAGACCTCTCGAGCGGCGCACTCGACTTCCCGGTAAAGCCGAGCACGTTCATAGGGTTTGCCAACGACACGAGAAAGCTCGCGCAGAACTCTATCCCGGTGGGCATATACCCGCCTAGGAACAACTACGGCGTATCGAACCAGGTATTCACGCCTGCAGTGTTCCTGCAGTCGGGGAACGCGTACGTCTTCACCGTGGAGAACAGGTTGCCGTACCTCAACCTCGAGAACAACGTCGTGTGGTGCCTGCCGTGGGCCGGGGACGTCAACGTCAAGGTTCTGAGAGCCGAGGGAGGGGCGGACCTCCAGCTTCTCGACAAGCTCGTAGTCCGCGATAAAGTCTACCTGGCTCTCCACGTAAAGCTGCCGTACAAGGGTAGGCTCGAAGTAGCTGTCTACAACTCTCCCGACACGCAACCGCCGAGCATAAAGGTGAAGATGATGCTCCCAGAGAAGCCCCAGCCGGGCTCCACAGTCAACCTCTTCGTAGAGGTGAGCGACCAAGGGTGGGGCGTAAAGAACTTCACGGCTAGCTACACCGCGGGAGGCAAGGAGTACCAGCTAACGCCTCAGCTCTACTCTCCCACGACGATCGCGGCGCCCGTGACTTCCTACGTTTACAAGCTGACAATCCCGCCCCTCGAAAACGTGCAGAGCGTAAAGCTAAAGTTCACGGCCTACGACTGGAGCGGGAACCAGGCGGCCGGAGAGTACACCGTGAGCTACGAAGCTCCGCCACAGCAACAGGTGCCCCAGCAGCCTCCGGCTAACCAGACCCAGCAACCGTCCACTCCTCCGCAGACGCAACAACCACCGGTAGCCGAGCAACCGCCTGCACAGGAGGTGAAGCCTGCGCAACCCTTATCGCCACTCCTACTCGTGGGGGCTTCGCTAGTTGTAGTCGCGGCGGCAATCCTTGTAGTGGCGTTGCTGAGGAGGCGCAGGGAGTAG
- a CDS encoding ATP-dependent DNA helicase, producing MVTGRYAFPYKPRRHQLEVAEKIVELLKRGNVVLEAPTGFGKTPVVIYALLPFMERGGRVVWAVRTGSETDRPVEEFRVFREKSGARFVAVGLRGKKDMCLLAGERGGQLDYSEVSYICSRERRRCKYYRRLQEGVDYSELLERGALTYRDVFEWARREGVCPYFLQRELLKVADLVALSYNYVVDEDLSWTLRGAFPTSQSILVVDEAHNLQELNLGGDTVTEGTIARAKEEAAEMGDEEVYGFVEALEAKVREKYGSLPEEGSEVFRAEDLLDGFDEDIIEKTLRLGELVREKRYRSGARPRSSAHHLAEFLRKAVDLEGVKGIALIAEKVDGRVHLNIWDMRSGEILSGVWRRFRRVIFMSGTLSPIEAFAETVGLSDYTPVTVPSPYDETNASVYLVKDLTTRGEELSEEMAERYVSAVGRVLGRVKRNSAVFTASYRVLQRLLEAGLKEEAERLGYEVVVERRDMSGQEAGAALEKFKNLAAEGRGLLLAPMGGRFAEGADFPGEELMCVFLAGIPFEKPTTKTNLYIKYYEELYGPEKGRLYAYVYPALRRASQAIGRALRSPRDQAVIVLGDSRYRNYMGLLPDYVRELAVEVKSQDLDSVEPPWEKIKL from the coding sequence TTGGTTACCGGCAGGTACGCGTTTCCCTACAAGCCCAGGAGGCACCAGCTGGAGGTTGCCGAGAAGATCGTAGAGCTGTTGAAACGCGGGAACGTCGTGCTGGAGGCGCCTACGGGCTTCGGCAAGACACCGGTCGTCATCTACGCCCTTCTACCATTCATGGAGCGCGGGGGGAGGGTCGTATGGGCGGTGAGGACGGGTAGCGAGACCGACAGGCCGGTCGAGGAGTTCAGGGTCTTCAGGGAGAAGTCGGGCGCGAGGTTCGTCGCAGTCGGGTTGCGCGGGAAGAAGGACATGTGCCTGCTGGCCGGGGAGAGGGGCGGGCAACTCGACTACAGCGAGGTATCGTACATATGTAGCCGCGAAAGGAGGAGGTGCAAGTACTACAGGAGGCTGCAGGAAGGCGTGGACTACTCCGAGCTCCTTGAGAGGGGCGCCCTAACTTACAGGGATGTGTTCGAGTGGGCGAGAAGAGAGGGGGTCTGCCCGTACTTCCTCCAGCGGGAGTTGCTCAAAGTCGCGGACCTCGTCGCCCTGAGCTACAACTACGTCGTGGACGAAGATCTCTCGTGGACCCTTAGAGGAGCTTTCCCGACTAGCCAGTCCATACTCGTAGTCGACGAGGCGCACAACCTCCAAGAACTCAACCTCGGCGGAGACACCGTGACGGAGGGGACTATCGCGAGGGCCAAGGAGGAAGCCGCCGAGATGGGGGACGAAGAGGTGTACGGGTTCGTGGAGGCGCTCGAGGCGAAGGTTAGGGAGAAGTACGGCTCCCTACCGGAGGAGGGGTCCGAGGTCTTCCGTGCGGAGGACCTCCTCGACGGCTTCGACGAAGACATCATCGAAAAGACTCTGCGGCTCGGCGAACTTGTCAGGGAGAAGAGGTACAGGAGCGGCGCGAGGCCCCGCAGTAGCGCCCACCACTTGGCGGAATTCCTCCGGAAGGCCGTCGACCTCGAAGGCGTGAAGGGCATAGCGCTCATAGCCGAGAAGGTCGACGGCAGAGTCCACCTCAATATATGGGACATGAGGTCCGGGGAGATACTCTCGGGCGTCTGGAGGAGGTTTAGAAGGGTGATCTTCATGTCCGGGACTCTCTCGCCGATCGAAGCCTTCGCCGAGACTGTGGGGTTAAGCGACTACACCCCGGTAACCGTTCCGAGCCCCTACGACGAGACAAACGCCTCTGTCTACCTCGTAAAGGACCTGACGACGCGGGGTGAGGAGCTCTCCGAGGAGATGGCCGAGAGGTACGTCTCGGCTGTCGGCAGGGTTTTAGGCAGGGTTAAGAGGAACAGCGCCGTGTTCACTGCTAGCTACAGGGTTCTGCAGAGGCTTCTCGAGGCTGGCTTAAAGGAGGAGGCCGAAAGGCTCGGCTACGAGGTTGTCGTTGAGCGGAGGGATATGTCCGGGCAGGAGGCAGGCGCAGCTCTCGAGAAGTTCAAAAACCTCGCCGCGGAGGGGAGGGGGCTCCTCCTGGCCCCGATGGGAGGCAGGTTCGCAGAGGGCGCGGACTTCCCGGGAGAGGAGCTAATGTGCGTCTTCCTGGCGGGTATCCCGTTCGAGAAGCCTACGACGAAGACAAACCTATACATAAAGTACTACGAGGAGCTCTACGGCCCCGAGAAGGGGAGGCTTTACGCGTACGTGTACCCAGCCCTGAGGAGGGCTAGCCAGGCTATCGGGAGGGCGTTGAGAAGCCCGAGGGACCAAGCGGTCATAGTTCTAGGCGATTCAAGGTATAGGAACTACATGGGGTTGCTTCCGGACTACGTGCGGGAGCTCGCGGTGGAGGTAAAGTCGCAGGATCTCGACTCTGTTGAACCTCCATGGGAAAAGATAAAGCTTTGA